A stretch of Aphanothece sacrum FPU1 DNA encodes these proteins:
- the sat gene encoding sulfate adenylyltransferase, translating into MDTHKDAIPPHGGQLINRIATPAERQEFLEQADHLSRVRLDERAISDLVMIAIGGFSPLKGFLDQANYETVVEQMRLKDGLPWSIPVTLSVSEEVADTLKEGNWIRLDDAEGNFIGVLELIQKYHYNKAHEALNVYRTNDMEHPGVKVVYEQGAVNLAGPVWLLQRDAHPLFPNYQIDPVQSRQLFQERGWQTIVGFQTRNPIHRAHEYIQKCALEVVDGLFLHPLVGATKSDDVPADVRMRCYEIMMEKYFPQDRVILAINPSAMRYAGPREAIFHAIVRKNYGCTHFIVGRDHAGVGDYYGTYDAQYIFDEFKPEELGIVPMKFEHAFYCTRTLQMATTKTSPSLKEERIHLSGTKVREMLRRGELPPPEFSRPEVAAELIKAMQN; encoded by the coding sequence ATGGATACCCATAAAGACGCAATCCCACCTCATGGTGGACAACTTATTAACCGCATAGCGACTCCCGCAGAAAGACAAGAATTTTTAGAGCAAGCTGACCATTTATCTAGAGTACGTTTAGATGAACGGGCCATCTCTGATTTAGTTATGATAGCCATAGGGGGATTTAGTCCCCTCAAAGGTTTTTTAGATCAAGCTAACTATGAAACCGTCGTTGAGCAAATGCGTCTCAAAGATGGCTTACCCTGGTCAATTCCTGTTACCTTATCGGTTAGTGAAGAAGTAGCCGATACTTTAAAAGAAGGAAATTGGATTAGATTAGATGATGCTGAGGGTAACTTTATTGGAGTTTTAGAATTAATCCAAAAATATCATTACAATAAAGCTCATGAAGCTCTCAATGTTTATCGCACCAATGACATGGAACATCCAGGGGTCAAAGTGGTCTATGAACAAGGAGCCGTTAACCTAGCTGGCCCAGTTTGGTTATTACAAAGAGATGCTCATCCTTTGTTTCCTAACTATCAAATTGATCCTGTTCAATCTCGTCAATTATTTCAAGAAAGAGGATGGCAAACCATTGTTGGATTCCAAACTCGTAACCCCATTCATCGGGCCCATGAATATATTCAAAAATGTGCCTTAGAAGTGGTAGACGGACTGTTTTTACATCCTTTAGTTGGAGCAACAAAAAGTGATGATGTTCCAGCAGATGTCCGTATGCGCTGCTACGAAATTATGATGGAAAAATACTTTCCTCAAGACCGAGTAATTTTAGCCATTAATCCTTCGGCTATGCGTTATGCTGGGCCAAGAGAAGCTATTTTTCATGCTATTGTCCGCAAAAATTATGGATGTACCCATTTTATTGTCGGTCGAGATCATGCGGGAGTTGGGGATTATTATGGAACCTATGATGCTCAATACATTTTTGATGAATTCAAACCCGAAGAATTGGGCATTGTTCCTATGAAATTTGAACACGCCTTTTATTGTACCCGTACCTTACAAATGGCGACAACTAAAACAAGTCCCAGTTTGAAAGAAGAACGAATTCATCTATCAGGAACAAAAGTGCGAGAAATGCTTCGACGGGGAGAATTACCCCCTCCAGAATTCTCTCGTCCTGAAGTGGCCGCCGAATTAATTAAAGCCATGCAAAACTAG
- a CDS encoding caspase family protein encodes MEWDRRTFLQTLLTWGMIQGSLGGVNTNPKINQYYQILAAPTPRKLALLVGINEYGEGLNLKGCLTDVERQRELLIYRFGFQPQDIITLTGKQATREGIETAFVEHLIKQAEPGDVVVFHFSGYGNLIKIDPEFAPSVSEGMIRGFVPSDSLIKNKPLSTTNDLLEDTLMLLGQSLATEKLTMVLDTSHYSIGQTLQGDLRIRSFASISEQPNPEELEFQTQLKNQLKQITFNSKQSFIPGIILSAAGNQQVASEMRGNGFSAGLFTYALTQYLWQITSPSRVEVTLNKTAEQLVPWVGTQQQPQQNKGNKQPLFTYYLLPSTPQGAEGVIISVEDQNNLTLKLTGIPANILSQYGLNSCFQTVTTSSTPNPLILQLRSRDGLKAKVRRLRATDTQPLIVGQLVQEVIRCLPKTVGLIIALDSRLERIERVDATSAFASISAVSSVLSTGEQAADCVLGFNPLRLPAPSKEPNDTQNLGGYGIFSPGGSPWPNTIGKSGEAIKSAVERLHPTLDKLLALKLWGLTVNEGSSVLPCSVTLETLEPTSHPLSQRQTTRLDFLQEQPPIEGKTTDISVPNSGLIQVSRGSRLQYRLENKSQQSIYYLIVGINSNGEAIAYVPPKTELESENIGIIASRTTFIVPYPDIGLNWTVAATPGWEQNFVILSQAPFEKTLKVLQESPAFQANKGPILILDNPRQVAESVLKDLNNASAIGSEIIGSAIDSYVLDVKVWATLSFVYQVV; translated from the coding sequence ATGGAATGGGACCGGCGAACTTTTTTACAAACCTTACTTACTTGGGGAATGATTCAAGGGAGTTTAGGTGGGGTTAATACCAACCCAAAAATTAACCAATACTATCAAATTTTAGCCGCACCAACCCCTCGCAAACTAGCTTTGTTGGTGGGAATTAATGAGTATGGGGAAGGGTTGAACTTAAAAGGATGTCTCACAGATGTAGAACGACAACGAGAATTACTTATCTATCGTTTTGGGTTTCAACCTCAAGATATTATTACATTAACCGGAAAACAAGCAACCCGTGAAGGCATAGAAACCGCTTTTGTAGAACATTTAATTAAACAAGCAGAACCTGGAGATGTAGTCGTCTTTCACTTCAGTGGTTATGGCAACCTCATTAAAATTGACCCAGAATTCGCTCCTTCGGTATCTGAAGGGATGATACGAGGGTTTGTTCCCAGCGATAGTCTAATAAAAAATAAACCCCTATCAACGACTAATGATTTGTTAGAAGATACTTTAATGTTATTAGGGCAATCTCTAGCTACTGAAAAACTAACAATGGTACTTGATACCAGTCATTATTCTATCGGTCAAACCCTACAAGGAGACTTACGAATACGCTCTTTTGCTTCAATTTCTGAACAACCTAACCCAGAAGAATTAGAGTTTCAAACTCAATTAAAAAATCAACTCAAACAAATAACTTTTAACAGTAAACAATCATTTATTCCTGGTATTATTCTCTCTGCTGCCGGAAATCAACAAGTAGCAAGTGAAATGAGAGGCAATGGGTTTAGTGCGGGTTTATTTACTTACGCATTGACTCAATATCTTTGGCAAATAACCTCTCCTAGTCGAGTAGAAGTTACTCTCAACAAAACTGCAGAACAGTTAGTTCCCTGGGTGGGAACTCAACAACAACCCCAACAAAATAAGGGTAATAAACAACCTCTTTTTACTTATTATTTATTACCAAGTACCCCTCAAGGAGCAGAAGGAGTTATCATTTCAGTTGAGGATCAAAACAATCTTACTCTTAAATTAACCGGAATACCTGCTAATATATTGTCACAATACGGACTAAACTCCTGTTTTCAAACCGTAACGACATCCTCAACCCCCAACCCCCTGATTTTACAATTACGTTCTCGTGACGGCTTAAAAGCAAAAGTTCGCCGCCTTCGGGCCACAGATACTCAACCCTTAATCGTGGGACAATTAGTACAAGAAGTCATTCGTTGTTTACCCAAAACCGTCGGACTGATCATTGCCCTTGACTCACGGTTAGAAAGAATTGAAAGAGTGGACGCTACCAGTGCTTTTGCCTCAATTTCGGCGGTTTCGTCGGTTCTGAGTACAGGAGAACAAGCGGCAGATTGTGTTTTGGGATTTAATCCCTTACGCTTACCCGCACCCTCCAAAGAACCGAATGATACCCAAAATCTGGGGGGATACGGCATATTTTCACCTGGGGGTAGTCCTTGGCCCAATACTATCGGTAAATCAGGAGAAGCCATTAAATCCGCCGTTGAACGCTTACATCCTACCTTAGACAAACTCTTGGCCCTTAAGTTATGGGGTTTAACCGTCAATGAAGGTTCCTCTGTGTTGCCTTGTAGTGTTACCCTAGAAACCCTAGAACCCACTTCTCATCCCTTAAGTCAACGTCAGACTACTCGTTTAGACTTCTTACAAGAACAACCCCCTATTGAAGGAAAGACAACAGATATTTCTGTACCAAACTCAGGGTTAATTCAAGTTTCTCGCGGCAGTCGTCTACAATATCGTTTAGAAAATAAGAGTCAGCAATCGATTTATTATTTAATTGTGGGCATTAATAGTAATGGAGAGGCGATCGCTTATGTTCCCCCAAAAACTGAATTAGAATCAGAAAATATAGGGATAATAGCATCAAGAACTACTTTTATAGTACCATATCCCGACATAGGACTCAATTGGACTGTGGCCGCTACTCCTGGTTGGGAACAGAATTTTGTGATCTTGTCTCAAGCTCCGTTTGAAAAAACATTGAAGGTTTTGCAAGAATCACCCGCTTTTCAAGCTAATAAAGGGCCAATTCTCATCTTAGATAATCCCCGACAAGTAGCTGAATCCGTGTTAAAAGACTTAAATAACGCAAGTGCCATAGGTAGTGAGATCATCGGTTCAGCCATCGATAGCTACGTCCTGGATGTGAAAGTTTGGGCGACCTTAAGCTTTGTTTATCAAGTGGTCTAG
- a CDS encoding IS607 family transposase: MFVPLRKAVEILGFHPNTLRKYADEGKIKSIKNEAGQRLYDVQSYINGATRTSLVCYCRVSSTKQRDDLDRQVNFMYSFYPEAEIIKDIGSGLNFKRKGLKTILDRLLQGDKLTLVVAHRDRLCRFGFELIQYMVERNGGQIMVLDQTVHSPESELTADLLSILHIFSCRMHGLRKYSKKIKEDKNLPHNGAEENH, encoded by the coding sequence ATGTTTGTTCCATTACGAAAAGCTGTTGAAATTTTGGGTTTTCATCCCAATACATTAAGAAAATATGCCGACGAAGGAAAAATCAAAAGCATTAAAAATGAAGCTGGACAACGATTGTACGATGTCCAATCCTACATTAATGGTGCAACTAGAACTTCCCTTGTTTGCTATTGCCGAGTCAGTTCAACAAAGCAACGAGACGACCTTGACCGACAAGTTAACTTCATGTACTCATTCTATCCAGAAGCAGAAATCATCAAAGATATTGGAAGTGGGCTTAACTTCAAACGAAAAGGGCTTAAAACCATACTGGACAGATTATTGCAAGGAGATAAGCTCACACTTGTTGTTGCCCATAGAGACAGATTATGTCGATTCGGATTCGAGCTTATACAATACATGGTTGAGCGAAACGGTGGACAAATCATGGTTCTCGACCAAACTGTACACAGTCCCGAATCTGAGCTTACCGCCGATTTACTCTCAATACTTCACATCTTCTCTTGTCGAATGCACGGACTTAGAAAATACTCTAAGAAAATCAAAGAAGATAAGAATTTACCTCACAACGGAGCAGAAGAAAACCATTAA
- a CDS encoding RNA-guided endonuclease InsQ/TnpB family protein, whose product MKHWFGVSRFVFNKTVKYLQEPETKANWKAIKTGIINDLPEWAKEVPYQIKSIAIKDACTAVKNAKQKYIKTKEIQRVKFRSRKDKQQSCYIPKSAISDKGIYHTILGAIRYTEILPVKLGDSRLVARNGEYYLTVPYEVQRYESDNQGRIVALDPGVRSFLTLFSPNSFGWIGNRDIGKIQRLCYQLDNLISRSTKVNAKTRKRYRKACDRLRTRIRNLIDELHHKIARFLVDNYDVILLPTFEVSEMVLKNSRKIRTKSVRQMLSWSHYRFSEFLKHKAFETGKLVIDCCEAYTSKTVSWTGELIHNLGGRKVIKSKIDGQKMDRDLNGARGIFLRALVDTPSIKDSLIVHC is encoded by the coding sequence ATTAAACACTGGTTTGGGGTTTCTCGTTTTGTTTTCAATAAAACTGTTAAATATTTGCAGGAACCAGAAACAAAGGCTAACTGGAAAGCAATTAAAACAGGTATTATAAACGATCTTCCAGAATGGGCTAAAGAAGTTCCTTATCAAATAAAAAGTATTGCTATCAAAGATGCTTGTACTGCGGTTAAAAATGCAAAGCAAAAGTATATAAAAACAAAAGAAATTCAACGAGTTAAATTTCGTTCCCGCAAAGATAAACAACAATCTTGTTATATCCCTAAATCGGCTATTTCAGATAAAGGAATATACCATACAATATTAGGGGCAATTCGCTACACTGAAATATTGCCTGTTAAGCTTGGGGATAGTCGATTAGTAGCCAGGAATGGTGAATACTATTTAACTGTCCCCTATGAAGTGCAACGATACGAATCCGATAACCAAGGACGTATCGTTGCCTTAGATCCTGGTGTTAGAAGTTTTCTAACATTATTTTCTCCCAATAGTTTCGGTTGGATTGGTAATCGGGACATAGGAAAGATTCAACGTTTATGCTATCAATTAGATAATTTAATTTCCCGTTCTACCAAAGTTAATGCCAAAACCAGAAAACGTTATCGAAAAGCGTGTGATAGGTTAAGAACAAGAATCAGGAATTTGATTGATGAACTTCATCATAAAATTGCCCGTTTTTTGGTCGATAACTATGATGTTATTCTTTTGCCTACTTTTGAAGTATCAGAAATGGTTCTTAAAAATAGCAGAAAAATTCGCACAAAATCAGTTAGACAAATGCTTAGTTGGTCGCATTATCGATTTTCTGAATTTCTTAAGCATAAAGCTTTTGAAACAGGTAAATTGGTAATAGATTGTTGTGAAGCTTATACGTCTAAAACTGTTAGCTGGACTGGTGAATTAATACATAACTTGGGTGGTAGAAAAGTAATTAAATCTAAAATTGACGGGCAAAAAATGGACAGGGATCTAAATGGCGCACGGGGGATTTTCCTTCGTGCTTTGGTAGATACACCCTCAATCAAAGACTCTTTGATTGTGCATTGTTAA
- a CDS encoding DUF6930 domain-containing protein, giving the protein MNNLPQTTRRRLQKIPQIPSVWEGDRRSVIGFRGTSPDRTQGDEECIIWVDGSEGFVRAMDITPSDVGPEAVVRTLLRAMENPHSPAQPARPQKIVVRNRELQFFLRGALQSLDITIDYVPDLPLIDQLFRSFEEVDHSRPPALPPAYEALLTQASQDFWKAEPWDLLADYDIIAIELNRWEIGTVYGCVMGMSGQEYGIILYRSLESLKQFRQAALSDKSGDQLEQAFLGQDCWFLNFEPLDEEDQELHQEDELDLEELEADQIRPLFGSIHPYEGIRSFLDEDEAQVVYFALQGFLKFFRGNKRALSEDPIGKLEKSYRFSSVAESKENPWISLKVFTLPELAADFLEMLESSEDEDEDEDEFNRLQLPIRDDLIPEKAFLSLGMIPWDLVEQIQNNPKTYHHSLGAVPKGEGLPVILVQTSRPKAKEMIETLQEEENLLGICFNPGEDPWEDINYDLGILQTGSGVLYIFGEFMGNDPDHIQARRKWDRRCQQTDGYCGLIVAMGVTGTSRGNPQLPDMLALFEAKSFDPEALAMGVLRLMPHFEEE; this is encoded by the coding sequence ATGAATAATTTGCCTCAGACAACCAGACGTCGGCTTCAGAAAATCCCTCAAATTCCTAGTGTGTGGGAAGGCGATCGCCGTTCCGTAATCGGTTTTAGAGGCACGTCACCAGACAGAACTCAAGGAGATGAGGAATGTATCATCTGGGTAGATGGTTCAGAAGGTTTTGTTCGGGCCATGGATATTACCCCTTCAGATGTGGGGCCCGAAGCAGTGGTTCGTACACTCTTACGAGCCATGGAAAATCCCCATAGTCCGGCCCAACCCGCCAGACCGCAAAAAATTGTGGTACGCAACCGAGAACTACAATTCTTTCTGCGAGGAGCTTTACAAAGTCTGGATATTACTATTGATTATGTACCGGATTTACCCCTAATTGACCAATTATTTCGCAGTTTTGAGGAAGTAGATCACAGTCGGCCCCCGGCTCTACCTCCCGCTTACGAAGCTTTACTCACACAAGCTTCCCAAGACTTTTGGAAAGCAGAACCTTGGGATTTATTAGCAGATTATGACATTATTGCCATTGAACTCAATCGTTGGGAAATTGGTACAGTTTATGGCTGTGTCATGGGAATGTCGGGTCAAGAATATGGGATTATTTTATATCGTTCCCTAGAGTCCTTAAAACAGTTCCGTCAGGCCGCTTTAAGTGATAAATCGGGTGATCAGTTAGAACAGGCCTTTTTAGGTCAAGATTGTTGGTTTCTCAACTTTGAACCCTTAGATGAGGAAGACCAAGAACTTCATCAAGAGGATGAGTTAGATTTAGAGGAGTTAGAAGCGGATCAAATTCGTCCTTTGTTTGGCAGTATTCACCCCTATGAAGGGATTCGTTCTTTTCTGGATGAAGATGAGGCTCAAGTGGTTTATTTTGCCCTTCAAGGCTTTTTAAAGTTCTTTCGGGGCAATAAACGAGCTTTATCTGAAGATCCCATCGGTAAGTTAGAGAAGTCTTATCGGTTTTCTTCGGTTGCGGAATCTAAGGAAAATCCCTGGATTTCTTTAAAAGTCTTTACTTTGCCGGAACTGGCAGCAGATTTTTTAGAAATGCTAGAAAGTTCGGAGGATGAGGATGAGGATGAGGATGAGTTTAACAGACTACAATTACCCATTCGAGATGATTTGATTCCTGAGAAGGCTTTCTTGAGTTTAGGGATGATTCCTTGGGATCTTGTGGAACAAATACAAAATAATCCTAAAACTTATCATCATTCTTTGGGGGCTGTTCCTAAAGGGGAAGGATTACCAGTTATTTTGGTACAAACTTCTCGCCCTAAAGCTAAAGAAATGATTGAAACTCTTCAAGAAGAGGAAAATTTACTAGGAATTTGTTTTAATCCTGGTGAAGATCCTTGGGAAGATATTAACTATGATTTGGGTATTTTACAAACAGGGAGTGGTGTTTTATATATTTTTGGCGAATTTATGGGCAATGATCCTGATCATATTCAAGCTCGTCGTAAATGGGATCGTCGTTGTCAGCAAACTGACGGATACTGTGGTTTAATTGTGGCTATGGGAGTGACGGGGACTTCTCGTGGTAATCCTCAGTTACCTGATATGTTGGCTTTATTTGAGGCGAAATCTTTTGATCCTGAAGCCTTAGCTATGGGAGTCTTACGTTTAATGCCTCATTTTGAAGAAGAGTAA
- a CDS encoding IS1634 family transposase: protein MSYLEEIEVKNIDHLGIVAGLIDEIGIVKIINNKLGIDVREKISAGTVVKSILINGLGFVSRPLYLFSQFFEDKAVEKLLGEGIEPNYINDDKIGRVMDELYKYGLNNLFIEVILEVINKFEIEIKYSHLDATSFHLDGEYKSEEKYEKEQEEKIIKERPIFIKKGYSRDHRPDLKQCVLDLITTQDGDLPLFVRVGDGNEADKAVFGKILVEFKKQIEFDSIMVCDSALYSQENLKLIQHLKWITRVPMTLKKAKELIQNVEIEEITDDEKKKRSHLHLEGYTWKEEIVTYGGIKQTWLIVSSEKRQKSDLEKLEKQLKQEEDKCQKLLKQLQSEEFEHPQSARYKLKAINKKLRFFEIIEVELIEACSKKNETIYKIVGLAQKNNEEIAKRTKESGRFILATNLVEENKLEPTEILITYKNQQSSERGFRFLKDPLFFADSFFVEKPERIETMLFLMSFCLLLYNLGQRELRKCLKRAKVGVKNQVGKLTERPTLRWMFQCFQGIHFVILNEVKQIVNLTEERRFILSCLPASCQKYYL from the coding sequence GTGTCTTATCTAGAAGAAATAGAAGTTAAAAATATAGACCATTTAGGCATAGTAGCCGGATTAATTGATGAAATAGGAATAGTCAAAATAATCAATAATAAATTAGGAATAGATGTCAGAGAAAAAATCTCAGCAGGCACGGTAGTTAAGTCCATTCTCATCAATGGACTAGGATTTGTCTCAAGACCCCTATATTTATTTAGCCAATTTTTTGAAGATAAAGCCGTCGAAAAATTATTAGGAGAAGGAATAGAACCTAATTATATAAATGATGATAAAATTGGGAGAGTCATGGATGAATTATATAAATATGGACTAAATAATCTCTTTATAGAAGTTATCTTAGAAGTTATAAATAAATTTGAAATAGAGATTAAATATTCCCATTTAGATGCCACATCATTCCATCTAGATGGAGAATATAAAAGTGAAGAAAAATACGAGAAAGAGCAAGAAGAAAAGATTATAAAAGAAAGACCAATTTTTATTAAGAAAGGATACTCTCGTGACCATCGACCAGACTTAAAACAATGCGTTTTAGACTTAATAACAACCCAAGATGGAGACTTACCCTTATTTGTCAGAGTTGGAGATGGAAATGAGGCTGACAAAGCCGTATTTGGAAAAATCTTAGTAGAATTTAAAAAACAAATAGAGTTTGACAGTATCATGGTCTGTGATAGTGCTTTATATAGTCAAGAAAATCTCAAACTAATCCAACATTTAAAATGGATAACTAGGGTTCCAATGACCCTCAAAAAAGCGAAAGAATTAATACAAAATGTAGAAATAGAAGAAATAACAGATGACGAAAAAAAGAAAAGAAGTCACCTACATTTAGAAGGTTATACTTGGAAAGAGGAAATAGTAACTTATGGTGGAATCAAGCAAACTTGGTTAATAGTATCAAGTGAAAAAAGACAAAAAAGTGACTTAGAGAAACTAGAAAAACAACTCAAACAAGAAGAAGATAAATGCCAAAAACTTCTTAAACAATTACAATCTGAAGAATTTGAGCATCCCCAATCTGCTAGATATAAATTAAAAGCCATTAACAAAAAACTGAGATTTTTTGAAATAATAGAAGTTGAACTTATTGAAGCTTGCTCTAAGAAAAATGAAACGATTTATAAAATTGTTGGTCTGGCTCAGAAAAATAATGAAGAGATAGCTAAAAGAACTAAAGAATCAGGGAGATTTATTTTAGCGACTAACTTAGTAGAGGAAAATAAATTAGAGCCGACTGAAATTCTCATAACTTATAAAAATCAGCAATCTTCTGAAAGAGGATTTCGATTCTTGAAAGATCCTTTATTTTTTGCCGATAGTTTTTTTGTCGAGAAACCGGAAAGAATAGAGACAATGTTATTTTTGATGTCTTTCTGTTTGCTCCTGTATAACTTGGGACAAAGAGAACTAAGAAAGTGTTTAAAAAGAGCCAAGGTAGGAGTCAAAAATCAAGTTGGTAAATTAACAGAGCGTCCTACATTGAGATGGATGTTTCAATGTTTCCAAGGGATTCATTTTGTAATTTTAAACGAAGTAAAACAGATTGTTAATTTAACGGAAGAAAGACGTTTTATTTTAAGTTGTTTGCCCGCATCTTGTCAAAAATATTATCTATAA
- the ilvB gene encoding biosynthetic-type acetolactate synthase large subunit gives MDSLVRHGVKHIFGYPGGAILPIYDELYRSEARGELQHFLVRHEQGAAHAADGYARATGKVGVCFATSGPGATNLVTGIATAHMDSIPMVIITGQVGRASIGSDAFQETDIFGITLPLVKHSYVVRQAQDMARIVAEAFHIASTGRPGPVLIDIPKDVGLEECDYIPVEPGQVKLPGYRPTFKGNSRQINAALHLMASAERPLLYVGGGAIAANAHNQIKELAERFQFPVTTTLMGIGAFDEHHPLSVGMLGMHGTAYANFAVSECDLLIAVGARFDDRVTGKLDEFANHAKVIHIDIDPAEVGKNRSPEVPIVGDVRQVLEQLLQGSRELDLPVSSQTTQSWLERIDRWREDYPLTVPHYDDSIAPQEVIVEVGRQSPHAYYTTDVGQHQMWAAQFLKNGPRRWISSGGLGTMGYGMPAALGAKVALPDEEVICISGDASFQMNLQELATLAQYGINVKTIIINNGWQGMVRQWQQTFYGERYSSSNMQPGMPNFELLAQAFGVKGMIVRERAELSGAIAEMLAHDGPVLMDVHVTKDENCYPMVAPGKSNAQMIGLPERQGTGETTELYCSHCGAKNATTNHFCPECGTKL, from the coding sequence ATGGATAGTCTGGTACGTCATGGTGTTAAACACATCTTTGGTTATCCAGGAGGAGCCATTTTACCTATTTATGACGAATTATATCGCTCGGAAGCTAGGGGAGAACTTCAACACTTTTTAGTCAGACACGAACAAGGGGCCGCTCATGCGGCTGATGGTTACGCCCGCGCTACTGGTAAAGTGGGGGTCTGCTTTGCTACATCAGGACCAGGGGCCACAAACCTAGTCACGGGTATTGCTACTGCTCATATGGATTCTATCCCCATGGTGATCATTACAGGTCAAGTGGGACGGGCCTCTATTGGTAGTGATGCGTTTCAGGAAACAGATATTTTTGGCATTACCTTACCTCTAGTTAAACATTCTTATGTGGTACGTCAAGCCCAAGATATGGCTAGAATTGTAGCAGAAGCTTTTCATATTGCCAGTACGGGACGGCCAGGGCCGGTTTTAATAGATATCCCTAAAGATGTGGGACTAGAAGAATGTGATTATATTCCCGTTGAACCCGGACAAGTTAAGTTACCTGGTTATCGGCCCACCTTCAAAGGTAACTCCCGTCAGATTAATGCAGCTTTACACTTGATGGCAAGTGCTGAACGTCCTTTATTATATGTAGGAGGAGGTGCGATCGCCGCTAATGCTCATAATCAAATTAAGGAACTGGCCGAACGTTTCCAATTTCCTGTTACTACTACTCTAATGGGAATTGGAGCTTTTGACGAACATCATCCCCTGTCAGTGGGAATGTTGGGGATGCACGGAACCGCTTACGCCAATTTTGCCGTCAGTGAATGTGATTTATTGATTGCTGTAGGGGCAAGATTTGATGATCGCGTAACGGGCAAATTAGATGAATTTGCAAACCATGCTAAAGTCATTCATATTGATATTGATCCCGCAGAAGTGGGCAAAAATCGGAGTCCTGAAGTCCCTATTGTGGGGGATGTGCGTCAGGTATTAGAACAACTTCTACAAGGAAGCAGGGAATTAGATTTACCTGTGTCTTCTCAAACAACTCAATCTTGGTTGGAACGCATTGACCGTTGGCGCGAAGATTATCCTTTGACTGTTCCCCATTATGATGATAGTATTGCACCTCAAGAAGTTATTGTGGAAGTAGGCCGTCAATCTCCCCATGCTTATTACACTACTGATGTCGGACAACATCAAATGTGGGCCGCCCAGTTCTTGAAAAATGGCCCCCGTCGTTGGATTTCTAGTGGTGGCTTAGGAACAATGGGTTATGGAATGCCTGCCGCTTTAGGGGCAAAAGTCGCTCTCCCTGATGAAGAAGTGATCTGTATTAGTGGGGATGCCAGTTTCCAAATGAATTTACAGGAATTGGCGACCCTAGCACAATATGGTATTAATGTCAAGACTATTATTATTAATAATGGTTGGCAGGGGATGGTGCGTCAATGGCAACAAACCTTTTATGGGGAAAGGTATTCTTCCTCGAATATGCAGCCTGGAATGCCTAATTTTGAACTGTTAGCTCAAGCATTTGGGGTTAAAGGCATGATTGTACGAGAAAGGGCTGAACTTTCAGGGGCTATTGCCGAAATGTTAGCACATGATGGCCCAGTATTAATGGATGTCCATGTCACCAAAGACGAGAATTGTTATCCGATGGTGGCTCCTGGTAAGAGTAATGCTCAGATGATTGGTTTACCAGAGCGTCAAGGGACAGGGGAAACAACAGAATTATATTGTAGCCATTGTGGGGCGAAAAATGCCACAACGAATCATTTTTGTCCTGAATGTGGGACTAAGTTGTAA
- a CDS encoding cyclic nucleotide-binding domain-containing protein, translating into MKKILFLFGELNDDDLDWIIGTGKIEQIPTGTVLIQEGEPLDYLYLLLEGTMTVSVSVFDTTQEIAILGSGEVFGEMSFIDNSLPSATVETIDDSLVLSIPRQKLANRLYQDIGFSSRFYRAIALFLSTRLRTLLKEWEVEKEYLAPQTVHKEDFPSSFLDNLPLAQIRFDWLLQRVKNLEQEINES; encoded by the coding sequence ATGAAGAAAATTTTATTTCTCTTTGGAGAATTAAACGATGATGATCTCGATTGGATCATTGGTACGGGAAAAATCGAACAAATTCCTACGGGAACAGTTTTGATTCAAGAAGGAGAACCGCTAGACTACCTTTATCTTCTATTAGAAGGGACGATGACAGTTTCCGTTTCTGTGTTTGACACCACCCAAGAAATTGCTATCTTGGGAAGTGGGGAGGTATTTGGCGAAATGTCCTTTATTGATAATAGTCTCCCCTCCGCAACCGTAGAAACCATTGACGATTCCCTAGTTTTGTCGATTCCTCGTCAAAAATTAGCTAATCGACTTTATCAAGATATTGGCTTTTCTTCCCGTTTTTATCGTGCGATCGCCTTATTTCTTTCTACTCGCTTACGAACATTGCTCAAAGAATGGGAGGTGGAAAAAGAATATTTAGCCCCGCAAACCGTCCATAAAGAAGATTTTCCCTCCAGTTTCCTAGATAACCTTCCTTTAGCTCAAATAAGGTTTGATTGGTTGTTGCAACGAGTCAAGAACTTAGAACAAGAAATTAACGAATCTTAA